Proteins from one Brevibacillus humidisoli genomic window:
- a CDS encoding alpha/beta-type small acid-soluble spore protein has translation MAANNTSSNRLLVPQANQALDQLKYEIAQEFGVQLGADTTSRQNGSVGGEITKRLVSFAEQQLAGRS, from the coding sequence ATGGCAGCGAACAACACTTCTAGCAACCGCTTGCTCGTACCTCAAGCCAACCAGGCACTGGATCAACTGAAGTACGAGATTGCACAAGAGTTCGGTGTTCAACTTGGTGCAGATACCACTTCTCGTCAAAACGGGTCGGTAGGAGGAGAAATCACCAAACGTCTGGTAAGCTTCGCAGAGCAGCAACTGGCTGGTCGTTCCTAA
- a CDS encoding DNA cytosine methyltransferase: MNSLEICAGAGGQALGLELAGFEHAALVEIESPACATLRLNRPHWNVIEDDLRNVSGKHFKGIDLLAGGVPCPPFSKAGKQLGQEDERDLFPEAIRMVEEIQPKAVMLENVRGLLDAVFDDYREKIVDDLRKMGYTAEWKLLNASDFGVPQLRPRVVFVAIRNDLAHNFSWPKPLWHRPPTVGETLYDLMAENGWFLANRWKDWANDIAPTIVGGSKKHGGPDLGPTRAKRAWAALGVDGMGIADQAPEPNFIGLPRLTTRMVARLQGFPDSWQFFGKKTPAYRQIGNAFPPPVAQAVGLEIRKCLEAGITINLKRIHRL, from the coding sequence ATGAATTCACTTGAAATATGTGCAGGAGCGGGTGGACAAGCTCTTGGTCTTGAATTAGCAGGATTTGAACATGCCGCGCTTGTCGAAATTGAATCTCCAGCTTGCGCAACTCTACGCTTAAATCGACCTCACTGGAACGTTATAGAAGATGATTTGCGAAATGTATCTGGAAAACACTTCAAAGGTATTGATTTGCTTGCGGGCGGTGTTCCTTGTCCGCCGTTTTCAAAGGCTGGTAAACAGCTTGGACAAGAAGATGAACGCGACTTGTTCCCCGAAGCAATTCGCATGGTTGAGGAAATTCAACCTAAGGCAGTTATGCTTGAAAATGTTCGTGGGTTATTGGATGCAGTATTTGACGATTATCGAGAAAAGATAGTAGATGATCTTCGTAAAATGGGATATACAGCGGAATGGAAACTTTTAAACGCTTCCGACTTTGGCGTTCCTCAACTTCGCCCGCGTGTTGTCTTTGTTGCAATAAGGAACGACCTCGCTCATAACTTTAGCTGGCCAAAGCCATTGTGGCATCGACCTCCTACAGTGGGAGAAACTCTTTATGACCTTATGGCTGAGAATGGTTGGTTTTTGGCCAATCGCTGGAAAGATTGGGCAAATGATATTGCTCCAACTATCGTTGGTGGTTCAAAGAAACACGGGGGGCCTGATTTGGGACCAACACGTGCAAAACGAGCATGGGCAGCTCTGGGGGTTGATGGGATGGGCATTGCTGACCAAGCACCTGAGCCTAATTTCATTGGTTTGCCCCGATTGACCACAAGAATGGTTGCACGGTTACAAGGTTTTCCTGATTCTTGGCAATTTTTCGGCAAGAAAACGCCAGCCTATCGTCAAATCGGCAATGCATTTCCACCACCGGTTGCTCAAGCGGTTGGACTGGAAATTCGAAAGTGCTTAGAAGCTGGAATTACAATAAATCTGAAAAGGATACATAGACTATGA
- a CDS encoding M20/M25/M40 family metallo-hydrolase: MRIDPDRVRQWTEWLVERKSIVNTQGEAEITVQLYEEVKKWAYFQRYPKRIWLQSTGESNCQRYNLIALVRAEADEADTTLLIGHVDTVGTDDYGPLQEKATKPWQLKEMLLSQQVPDEVKGHLGDSDWMFGRGTLDMKSGLAANLSILQYYSEHTSKLGGNLILVAECDEEDSSNGILAAVPFLNQLAKQEKLSIRAAINTDFVTARYQGDPHRYIYAGTVGKLLPSFFVAGKETHVGQAFDGFDPNLVLAELTREIDYNPSLCDQMYGEVTPPPVSLKQTDLKPYYDVQTPLAAFAYYNYLVVSQSPLQVMEIMKECAIRAFERAIETYAARYQSYCERTGSTPQPVTLKPRVYTYAEYVEYLRTEHGDKVEQVLNRKREELAAADLDIRFYCCRQVEELRRLDRNEDPVCVLFYSSLYSPRIALSADDPDDSRLLQAVEHAVEQVQQMYPHPIVVRPFFPYISDMSFVKLSDDDQGIDGYKANMPAWGNRHHVPFDEIRQLNVPIVNIGPYGYDAHKKWGRVELTYAERIVPMLIEHVLRSLWHS; the protein is encoded by the coding sequence ATGAGAATAGATCCGGATCGGGTTAGACAGTGGACAGAATGGCTGGTTGAACGAAAGAGTATTGTCAACACTCAGGGGGAAGCGGAGATTACCGTTCAGCTTTATGAAGAGGTGAAAAAGTGGGCGTATTTTCAGCGCTATCCAAAGCGCATTTGGCTGCAATCGACGGGCGAGTCAAACTGCCAGCGCTACAATCTGATTGCTTTGGTCAGGGCGGAGGCAGATGAGGCGGACACGACCTTGCTCATTGGCCATGTGGATACCGTCGGAACCGACGATTACGGACCGTTGCAGGAGAAGGCAACGAAACCGTGGCAGTTGAAAGAGATGCTGTTGTCACAGCAGGTGCCAGATGAGGTAAAAGGACATCTAGGTGACAGTGACTGGATGTTCGGGAGGGGAACGCTCGATATGAAGAGTGGGCTGGCAGCGAACCTGAGCATCCTGCAGTACTACAGTGAGCATACGTCGAAGTTGGGAGGAAACCTGATCCTGGTTGCGGAATGCGACGAGGAAGATAGCTCGAACGGGATTCTTGCTGCCGTGCCGTTTCTGAACCAGTTGGCTAAACAAGAAAAGCTGTCGATTCGTGCTGCCATCAACACCGATTTCGTAACGGCCCGTTATCAAGGAGATCCGCACCGCTATATCTATGCGGGAACAGTCGGCAAACTGCTCCCCTCCTTTTTTGTCGCGGGCAAGGAGACCCATGTCGGTCAGGCCTTTGATGGATTTGATCCCAACCTGGTGCTGGCTGAGCTGACACGGGAGATTGACTACAACCCATCTCTGTGTGATCAAATGTACGGAGAAGTGACTCCACCGCCAGTCAGTCTAAAACAGACCGACTTGAAACCGTACTACGATGTGCAGACACCGCTTGCCGCTTTTGCTTACTACAACTATCTGGTTGTCTCACAATCCCCGCTCCAGGTAATGGAAATAATGAAAGAATGTGCTATTCGCGCCTTTGAACGGGCGATTGAGACGTATGCTGCCCGCTATCAATCATACTGTGAACGCACCGGCAGTACGCCACAGCCAGTCACCCTAAAACCCCGTGTCTATACGTACGCGGAGTATGTAGAGTACTTGCGGACCGAGCATGGAGACAAGGTGGAACAGGTACTGAACCGCAAAAGAGAGGAGCTAGCAGCGGCCGACTTGGACATCCGCTTCTACTGCTGTCGTCAGGTGGAGGAACTGCGTCGTCTCGATCGGAATGAAGATCCAGTGTGCGTTTTGTTTTACTCCTCGTTGTACTCGCCACGTATCGCCCTCTCTGCCGATGATCCTGACGACTCGCGACTGCTGCAGGCCGTTGAGCATGCAGTTGAACAAGTGCAGCAGATGTATCCGCATCCGATCGTCGTCCGTCCGTTCTTTCCGTATATCTCTGACATGAGTTTTGTCAAGTTGAGTGACGACGATCAGGGGATTGACGGCTATAAGGCAAACATGCCCGCTTGGGGCAACCGGCATCACGTACCATTTGATGAGATCCGTCAACTCAATGTGCCAATCGTCAACATCGGGCCGTATGGCTACGATGCTCACAAAAAATGGGGGCGAGTTGAGCTCACCTATGCCGAACGCATCGTCCCCATGCTGATTGAACATGTTCTGAGATCACTCTGGCACAGCTAA
- a CDS encoding NgoMIV family type II restriction endonuclease, with the protein MTNALIAKARKKYHASLLQSVLTVNSQGVPSNADKDSKLSVRIAKGIAEILESEAGERLAGQTSGSEFEAINAEFIRDTFLALNHIRPGYWEIKKIGNRKRMAIAGFEQYAHLTALDEASKNNPELAAALGNDYTITPDIIIVQNLLQDDELNRDDLMVDLDVSRRAAIRAINGGKPLLHASISSKWTIRSDRSQNSRSEALNLIRNRKGHLPHIVVVTAEPLPSRLASIALGTGDIDCVYHFALDELKQSVEMANAEDALELLNIMIDGKRLKDISDLPLDLAI; encoded by the coding sequence ATGACAAATGCGCTTATTGCTAAAGCACGAAAGAAATATCATGCCTCGCTCTTGCAGTCAGTACTTACAGTCAATAGTCAAGGAGTTCCGAGCAACGCAGATAAAGACAGTAAATTATCGGTTAGAATTGCTAAGGGAATTGCTGAAATACTGGAATCAGAAGCAGGAGAAAGATTAGCAGGTCAAACAAGCGGAAGTGAATTTGAGGCTATTAATGCCGAGTTTATACGTGATACTTTTTTGGCACTAAATCATATACGTCCTGGTTATTGGGAGATTAAGAAGATTGGGAATCGCAAAAGAATGGCGATAGCTGGTTTTGAACAATACGCTCATTTAACCGCACTTGACGAGGCCTCCAAAAACAATCCAGAGCTTGCGGCTGCTCTTGGAAATGACTATACGATTACTCCTGATATCATTATTGTTCAGAATCTTTTGCAGGATGATGAACTTAATAGGGATGATCTTATGGTTGATCTAGATGTCAGCCGCCGTGCAGCGATTCGGGCAATTAACGGAGGAAAGCCGCTGCTTCACGCTAGCATTTCTTCCAAGTGGACGATTCGTTCAGATCGAAGTCAAAACAGTCGTTCAGAAGCTTTGAACTTGATCCGAAATCGCAAAGGACATTTGCCTCACATTGTCGTTGTTACGGCAGAACCATTGCCAAGTCGTCTTGCCTCCATTGCACTTGGTACAGGTGATATAGATTGTGTTTACCATTTCGCTCTGGATGAACTTAAACAATCGGTGGAAATGGCAAATGCAGAAGATGCATTGGAGTTGCTCAATATTATGATTGACGGGAAGCGGTTAAAGGATATATCGGATCTGCCGTTGGATTTGGCTATATAA
- a CDS encoding DUF2953 domain-containing protein, translating into MFGWYMLLGILLLLLIIVVTPLKIVLAYRRKSANDYLTIEVSAWFHLIRYKYEIPVLKLLAGKTGAEMSVNMERESRRKRTEKRKKISPADIKQKVQKYKQFQQRVIDLRKTIKKMMRHVRCEEIEWHTRLGFGEAASTDALTGLVWGIKSAIVTCFSHYITMRTVPRLSVQPVWNGEQIQTQFRCILRFRLGHALVAGIRILLKLRRRREQKWQTTPSRV; encoded by the coding sequence TTGTTTGGCTGGTATATGCTGCTTGGCATTCTGCTTTTGCTCCTGATCATTGTCGTGACTCCACTGAAGATTGTACTGGCATATCGACGTAAAAGTGCTAACGACTATTTGACGATCGAAGTGAGTGCTTGGTTTCACCTAATTCGCTATAAATATGAGATTCCTGTCTTGAAACTTTTGGCAGGCAAGACGGGTGCCGAGATGTCTGTCAATATGGAGCGGGAGAGCAGACGGAAACGGACAGAGAAGCGTAAGAAGATTTCCCCGGCGGACATAAAACAGAAGGTGCAGAAGTACAAGCAGTTTCAGCAGCGTGTTATCGATTTGCGTAAGACGATAAAGAAAATGATGCGCCACGTGCGCTGCGAAGAGATCGAATGGCATACGCGCCTTGGATTCGGGGAGGCGGCCTCAACGGACGCCTTGACGGGCTTGGTATGGGGCATTAAAAGCGCCATCGTAACCTGCTTTTCCCACTACATCACGATGAGGACGGTACCACGGCTCAGCGTGCAGCCTGTCTGGAATGGGGAACAGATCCAAACGCAGTTTCGCTGTATACTTCGATTTCGGCTGGGACACGCTCTTGTCGCAGGGATCCGTATCTTACTAAAACTGAGAAGAAGACGTGAGCAAAAATGGCAGACCACCCCATCCAGGGTTTGA
- a CDS encoding TerC family protein produces the protein MDAGFWLSFVQILFIDLVLSSDNAVLIGMACRGLHPQQRRRAVVYGTVGAVLLRIGLTGMATWMLHIPLIKAAGGILLLWIAGKLMLEEEAESMDVVYGKSVAQAIKTIILADFVMSLDNVLAVGGAAHGDLLLVLFGLGLSIPLLVWGSTLVARLINRYPLLIYIGAAILAYTAISMLSEDPALRHYLQVIPYYHSLVPVVSFVFIALLGMVKKKA, from the coding sequence ATGGACGCAGGGTTTTGGTTGTCGTTTGTTCAAATTCTGTTCATCGACCTGGTATTGAGCAGCGACAACGCCGTGTTGATCGGGATGGCCTGCCGCGGCTTGCATCCACAGCAGCGTCGCCGTGCCGTAGTGTATGGTACGGTAGGAGCAGTGCTGCTGCGAATCGGACTGACCGGGATGGCCACGTGGATGCTGCATATTCCATTGATCAAGGCAGCAGGAGGCATCCTGTTGCTCTGGATTGCCGGCAAGCTGATGCTGGAAGAGGAAGCGGAATCAATGGATGTAGTATATGGCAAGAGTGTGGCACAGGCGATCAAGACGATCATATTAGCTGATTTTGTGATGAGTCTAGACAATGTACTGGCAGTAGGAGGCGCCGCACATGGCGATTTATTGCTGGTATTGTTCGGCCTTGGATTGAGTATCCCGCTGCTGGTGTGGGGGAGCACTCTCGTCGCGAGGTTGATCAACCGATACCCCCTGTTGATTTACATCGGGGCGGCCATCTTGGCGTATACGGCGATCAGCATGTTGAGCGAAGATCCCGCATTGCGACACTATCTGCAGGTGATTCCCTATTACCATTCGTTGGTTCCGGTGGTCTCATTCGTGTTCATCGCATTGCTGGGTATGGTCAAAAAGAAGGCATGA
- a CDS encoding 3D domain-containing protein: MLKKSLLAVLISLSLISISNTAGAKSAVLSEEKGITDISGHWAESKIRQLQQGGVIEGNDNGQFYPDKVITRSELIAMFVKARGVQPDAGKRVHFADVPDDHWFYPYAKTAYRLGILHGHRAEGGLYLHPDETVSKEEMIAILLRAKGEGGRINQLLWSTTMKTLLAYPDGDELSEWGKRPMVYALQHEITQPSSTGMLQPAKLITRGAAAAYAYDFLYRPSFQSSKYEQTEPVAFRYTRTLDAETTAYNYPDGNVKSYIGAPLRPGIVAVDPNVIALGSHLYIEGYGYAVAADIGGAVKGNRIDLYYPTYQQAVDHGIQQNVKVYVLN; encoded by the coding sequence ATGCTGAAAAAGAGTTTGCTTGCAGTCTTGATCAGTCTGTCGCTGATCAGCATCTCGAATACGGCAGGGGCAAAGTCCGCTGTGTTGTCTGAAGAAAAAGGAATCACCGATATTTCCGGCCATTGGGCCGAATCGAAAATCCGCCAACTGCAGCAGGGCGGAGTGATTGAGGGAAACGACAATGGGCAATTCTATCCTGATAAGGTGATTACACGTTCAGAGTTGATTGCCATGTTTGTCAAGGCAAGAGGTGTACAGCCGGATGCCGGCAAGCGCGTTCACTTTGCAGATGTACCAGACGATCACTGGTTTTATCCATACGCCAAGACGGCGTACCGACTAGGGATTCTCCATGGACACAGAGCAGAGGGAGGCCTCTATCTGCATCCTGATGAAACAGTGAGTAAAGAAGAAATGATCGCAATCTTGCTGCGTGCAAAAGGAGAAGGGGGACGCATCAATCAACTGCTGTGGTCCACAACCATGAAGACATTGCTCGCCTATCCCGATGGGGACGAGCTATCGGAATGGGGCAAACGGCCGATGGTATACGCACTGCAACATGAGATTACCCAACCTTCTTCAACAGGAATGCTGCAGCCCGCCAAGTTGATTACACGCGGTGCAGCGGCTGCCTATGCATATGATTTCTTATACAGACCTAGCTTCCAGAGCAGCAAATACGAGCAAACTGAACCGGTAGCGTTTCGCTATACACGCACGCTGGATGCGGAGACGACAGCCTATAACTATCCGGATGGCAATGTGAAGTCGTACATCGGGGCGCCGCTTCGTCCTGGAATTGTAGCTGTTGATCCCAATGTGATCGCTTTGGGCAGCCATCTCTACATTGAAGGATACGGCTACGCTGTAGCGGCAGACATCGGCGGAGCGGTGAAAGGAAACCGCATCGACTTGTACTACCCAACCTACCAGCAGGCAGTTGACCACGGAATCCAACAAAATGTAAAGGTGTACGTATTGAACTAG
- the ytfJ gene encoding GerW family sporulation protein, with protein sequence MADHPIQGLMKTTMENLKQMVDVNTIIGDPVETPDGSVILPVSKVGFGFAAGGSEFEYSQDYHMHSAGNHPFGGGSGGGVSITPVAFLVVGKQGIRSIPLENATHLYDRILDSIPQFVDKIQGMFSNDQQQSNSTTRIVTHADDEDYVIERG encoded by the coding sequence ATGGCAGACCACCCCATCCAGGGTTTGATGAAGACGACGATGGAAAACCTAAAACAAATGGTCGATGTAAACACCATTATTGGGGACCCGGTGGAGACCCCGGACGGCAGTGTCATCTTGCCTGTATCCAAAGTGGGTTTTGGCTTCGCTGCAGGCGGAAGCGAGTTTGAATACTCCCAGGATTACCATATGCATTCGGCTGGAAACCACCCCTTTGGTGGCGGGAGTGGTGGCGGTGTATCCATTACCCCGGTCGCTTTCCTGGTCGTCGGCAAGCAGGGCATTCGGTCCATTCCGCTGGAAAACGCAACCCATTTGTATGATCGCATCCTAGATTCGATTCCGCAATTTGTGGACAAGATCCAGGGCATGTTTTCCAACGATCAGCAACAGTCAAACTCAACAACGCGCATTGTGACACACGCTGATGACGAAGATTATGTGATTGAAAGAGGATAA
- a CDS encoding YkoP family protein gives MNAGILSLWGVWDTVYQRCTRLQYVDKGKNIFRIVLLRYRGEVLTTSDGRQIHPGDLIIKLHIHNYHLATMFQGIKNDTRMVLLLRRHVLESLPQLAAYVASLPQSEQIKGIVGTTMLYKGAEQLGFTVSEVPLTIFFRYKRWYLKLMIRLIHPDGHKRLHHHQNLALTRVYMSKEELLKRYLPEGSGIGLS, from the coding sequence ATGAATGCCGGCATCTTATCCCTCTGGGGCGTATGGGACACTGTCTATCAACGTTGTACCAGGTTGCAGTACGTGGATAAGGGAAAAAACATTTTTCGCATCGTTCTGCTGCGATACAGAGGAGAAGTACTGACGACATCAGACGGTCGGCAAATCCATCCCGGCGACTTGATCATCAAGTTGCACATCCACAATTACCATCTGGCCACCATGTTTCAGGGAATCAAAAATGATACGAGGATGGTCTTGCTGCTTCGGCGGCATGTGCTGGAGTCGCTTCCCCAACTGGCTGCTTACGTCGCTTCTCTGCCTCAGTCCGAACAGATCAAGGGAATCGTCGGAACGACCATGCTGTACAAAGGAGCCGAGCAGCTCGGATTCACTGTTTCGGAAGTACCACTAACCATTTTTTTCCGCTATAAACGCTGGTATCTGAAGCTGATGATTCGTCTGATCCACCCAGACGGTCATAAGCGCCTTCATCATCATCAAAATCTTGCCTTAACGCGTGTGTACATGTCCAAAGAAGAACTGCTCAAACGATATTTGCCGGAAGGCAGTGGTATAGGGCTATCATGA
- a CDS encoding sensor histidine kinase yields the protein MASTVTLNMEDISKKILSLRSLITVRWLQEVEEQLHIEFTMPLEVAERRTELIARSLVEDVNDDLQIWSRDMGNWMLSQQLPLSSILRTYQLYRNVFWSILRPALPFWTLSEQDILLLEQKIGQSIDEALYWGVYHFEQAVNAELSKKEEMISILHNDKLAILGKLAASMAHELRNPLCAIEGFLKLIRESTRGESKMESYVDVIMHEFANLHRQITGFLSFSQKPILDEVFKEVAFSQLLDEVELLIKPRIIAENIVFERKVDSFSLHCYEDGLKQVLVNLFHNAIDAVQNTATKEIRIFARTRAGRVLITVENTGEVIPSHLLEKLYQPFFTTKNNTGIGLSICKNIIEKHNGTIHCQSKPELTQFFIDLPQMQPPSLLGRTLAES from the coding sequence ATGGCCAGTACAGTCACGTTAAACATGGAGGATATATCCAAAAAGATTCTTAGCTTGCGGTCACTGATTACCGTACGGTGGCTGCAAGAGGTGGAAGAACAACTCCATATCGAATTCACCATGCCATTGGAGGTTGCCGAACGTCGCACAGAACTGATCGCACGTTCATTGGTGGAGGACGTCAACGACGATTTGCAAATCTGGTCGAGGGATATGGGGAATTGGATGCTTTCCCAGCAACTGCCCCTTTCTTCGATTCTGCGCACCTACCAGCTTTACCGCAATGTATTCTGGAGCATTCTGCGTCCTGCCCTACCCTTTTGGACGTTAAGCGAGCAAGACATCCTTCTTCTTGAGCAAAAAATCGGTCAGTCCATAGACGAAGCCCTGTACTGGGGCGTTTATCATTTTGAACAGGCTGTTAACGCCGAACTAAGCAAAAAAGAAGAGATGATCTCGATTTTGCATAATGACAAGCTAGCCATCTTGGGCAAGTTGGCTGCCAGTATGGCACACGAATTGCGCAATCCGCTCTGCGCGATCGAGGGCTTTCTCAAGTTGATCCGCGAATCAACGCGAGGCGAATCAAAGATGGAATCGTACGTTGATGTGATCATGCACGAATTTGCCAACTTGCACCGGCAGATCACAGGATTTCTTAGTTTCTCCCAGAAACCGATTCTCGATGAGGTATTTAAGGAAGTGGCGTTTTCGCAGTTGCTGGACGAGGTGGAGCTGCTGATCAAGCCTCGAATCATTGCGGAAAATATCGTTTTTGAACGTAAGGTTGATTCGTTTTCCCTGCACTGTTACGAGGACGGATTGAAGCAAGTACTGGTGAACCTGTTTCACAATGCCATTGATGCTGTCCAAAATACCGCTACGAAAGAGATTCGCATTTTTGCCCGGACCCGAGCAGGCCGCGTTCTGATCACCGTGGAAAATACGGGAGAAGTGATTCCCAGCCACTTGTTGGAGAAGCTGTACCAACCCTTTTTCACAACGAAGAACAACACCGGAATCGGACTTTCCATCTGCAAAAACATAATCGAGAAGCACAACGGCACAATCCATTGTCAATCCAAGCCTGAACTGACACAGTTTTTCATCGATCTTCCTCAGATGCAGCCACCTTCCCTGTTGGGAAGAACCCTAGCCGAATCCTAA
- a CDS encoding MGDG synthase family glycosyltransferase: MKKKVVICTEEWAGSGHKMAALAIAEAVREMNTGIQVNIIYGLAAASPLLRQISHKAYHFSLTRAPRLWQRIYEREKHWKRMLHRPLAAVLGERLLRQVIEPEAPEVVIATHAYCLPALAWAKRRTSKPFQLGIAQTDFQLNSFWVNREIDYYIVSDEQIGDQLVQKFDVDPNRIYAYSIPIRPSYAEGSKRTKREWRKKLGLVPDLFTVLLCSGEAGHNDYVPVVQRLTELDVPLQIVVITGRNQRQLASLQQYSERGSTSMHRLHIKGYVEEMWQWLGAADVLVTKPGGLTCSEALAMGTPLILYRPLPGQEQRNSRFLQQKGVAYAAETPAEIASVLQRLAKERTAWSQAAAQAARLARPDSAYRTAEVILASLADDRATSGNHC, encoded by the coding sequence ATGAAGAAAAAAGTTGTCATTTGTACCGAAGAATGGGCCGGCAGTGGGCACAAAATGGCTGCACTTGCGATTGCTGAGGCCGTTCGTGAGATGAATACCGGGATCCAGGTCAACATCATTTACGGACTAGCTGCGGCCAGTCCGCTTCTGCGTCAGATCTCCCACAAGGCATACCACTTTTCGCTAACCCGAGCTCCGCGCCTGTGGCAGAGGATTTATGAGCGGGAGAAGCATTGGAAGCGGATGCTGCATAGACCGCTTGCAGCGGTGCTGGGAGAACGGCTGTTGAGGCAAGTGATTGAGCCTGAAGCACCAGAAGTTGTGATCGCGACACATGCCTACTGCTTGCCCGCTTTGGCATGGGCCAAACGACGCACCAGCAAACCATTTCAGCTAGGTATTGCGCAGACTGACTTTCAGCTAAACAGCTTCTGGGTAAACCGGGAAATTGATTACTATATCGTCTCGGATGAGCAAATCGGGGATCAATTGGTGCAGAAGTTCGACGTCGACCCGAACCGGATTTACGCATACAGCATCCCGATCCGCCCTTCTTATGCAGAGGGGAGTAAACGAACCAAAAGAGAATGGCGAAAGAAGCTGGGACTTGTCCCTGATCTGTTTACCGTGCTGCTTTGCAGTGGTGAGGCAGGGCATAACGACTATGTACCGGTCGTTCAGCGGTTGACAGAGTTGGATGTGCCGCTGCAGATCGTTGTGATCACCGGTCGGAATCAGCGGCAGCTAGCCAGCCTGCAGCAATATAGCGAGAGAGGCTCGACCTCGATGCATCGCCTGCACATCAAAGGCTACGTGGAGGAGATGTGGCAATGGCTGGGTGCGGCTGATGTACTGGTAACCAAGCCTGGAGGCTTAACCTGTTCGGAGGCCTTGGCGATGGGGACACCGCTGATTCTATATCGACCGCTGCCGGGACAAGAACAGCGAAACAGCAGGTTCCTGCAGCAAAAAGGTGTCGCTTATGCAGCAGAGACTCCTGCAGAAATCGCCAGTGTTTTGCAGCGTCTGGCCAAGGAGCGAACGGCATGGTCGCAAGCTGCTGCCCAGGCAGCCCGACTCGCCCGGCCCGATTCCGCTTACCGTACAGCAGAGGTCATCCTGGCTTCTCTGGCTGATGATCGCGCAACGAGCGGTAATCATTGCTAA